A genome region from Sphingobium sp. CR2-8 includes the following:
- a CDS encoding ABC transporter ATP-binding protein, translating to MASIIDIKGLTKRYASGFEALKGVDLSIEEGEIFALLGPNGAGKTTMISIICGIARGTGGSVTVAGHDIVRDYRGARTAIGLVPQELSTDQFERVIDTVTFSRGLFGKARNDAHVEKVLRDLSLWDKRHSKILELSGGMKRRVMIAKALSHEPRILFLDEPTAGVDVELRRDMWKLIGALRQTGVTIILTTHYIEEAEEMADRVGVINKGELMLVEDKTVLMKKLGKKTLTVVLADPIDAVPVDLAEWNVTLGADRHELDYVFDTQAERTGVSSLLRKLGDLGIGYKDLNTRQSSLEDIFVSLVHQEKAA from the coding sequence ATGGCATCCATCATCGACATCAAGGGCCTGACGAAACGCTATGCGTCGGGGTTCGAAGCGCTCAAGGGCGTCGATCTTTCGATCGAAGAAGGTGAGATTTTCGCGCTGCTGGGGCCTAACGGCGCGGGCAAGACGACGATGATTTCCATCATCTGCGGCATTGCCCGGGGCACCGGCGGCAGCGTAACCGTGGCGGGGCACGACATCGTGCGCGACTATCGCGGCGCGCGCACCGCGATCGGCCTGGTGCCGCAGGAATTGTCCACCGACCAGTTCGAGCGGGTCATCGATACCGTGACCTTCAGCCGCGGCCTGTTCGGCAAGGCGCGCAACGACGCCCATGTCGAGAAGGTGCTGCGCGACCTGTCGCTCTGGGACAAGCGACATAGCAAGATACTGGAACTGTCGGGCGGGATGAAGCGGCGCGTGATGATCGCCAAGGCGCTGAGCCACGAACCGCGCATCCTGTTCCTGGACGAGCCGACTGCGGGCGTCGATGTGGAACTGCGCCGCGACATGTGGAAGCTGATCGGCGCATTGCGCCAGACCGGCGTCACCATCATCCTGACGACCCATTATATCGAGGAAGCCGAGGAAATGGCCGACCGGGTGGGCGTCATCAACAAGGGTGAACTGATGCTGGTCGAGGACAAGACCGTATTGATGAAGAAGCTGGGCAAGAAGACGCTGACCGTCGTCCTGGCGGACCCGATCGATGCGGTGCCGGTGGACCTGGCCGAATGGAACGTCACGCTGGGTGCGGACAGGCATGAGCTGGACTATGTTTTCGACACCCAGGCGGAGCGCACCGGCGTATCGTCGCTGCTGCGCAAGCTGGGCGATCTGGGCATCGGCTATAAGGATCTGAATACCCGGCAAAGCAGCCTGGAGGATATATTCGTGAGCCTCGTCCATCAGGAGAAGGCCGCATGA
- a CDS encoding ABC transporter permease, which translates to MSLQNLRAISAIYRFELHRFRRTLLTGLLVPVITTSLYFVVFGGAIGSRMTEVDGIPYAAFIVPGLIMMTMFTESIFNASFGIYMPKFSGTIYELLSAPVSATETIIAYVGAAATKSMIVGSIIFLTAHLFVDVPVAHPFAMVSFMVLIAISFCLFGFILGIWAQSFEQLQVIPLLLIMPMTFLGGAFYSVKMLAEPWRTITFFNPIVYLISGFRWTFFGKGDVAIGLSLLFVAGILAVCIGIIGWMFRTGYRLKK; encoded by the coding sequence ATGAGCCTCCAGAATCTGCGCGCCATATCGGCGATCTACCGTTTCGAACTGCATCGCTTCCGGCGCACCCTGCTGACGGGATTGCTGGTGCCGGTCATTACCACCTCCCTTTATTTCGTGGTGTTCGGCGGCGCGATCGGATCGCGCATGACGGAGGTGGACGGCATCCCCTATGCCGCCTTCATCGTGCCCGGCCTCATCATGATGACGATGTTCACCGAAAGCATCTTCAACGCGAGTTTTGGCATCTATATGCCCAAATTCAGCGGCACCATTTACGAACTATTGTCCGCACCGGTGTCCGCGACGGAGACGATCATCGCTTATGTCGGTGCGGCGGCCACCAAGTCGATGATCGTGGGCAGCATCATTTTCCTGACCGCCCACCTGTTCGTTGACGTGCCGGTCGCGCATCCTTTCGCGATGGTGAGTTTCATGGTGCTGATCGCCATCAGCTTCTGCCTGTTCGGCTTCATTCTGGGCATCTGGGCGCAGAGTTTCGAACAGTTGCAGGTGATCCCGCTGCTGCTGATCATGCCGATGACGTTTCTGGGCGGCGCTTTCTATTCGGTCAAGATGCTGGCCGAACCTTGGCGGACCATCACCTTCTTCAATCCGATCGTCTATCTGATATCGGGATTTCGCTGGACCTTCTTCGGCAAGGGCGACGTGGCGATCGGGCTGAGCCTCTTGTTCGTCGCGGGGATATTGGCGGTGTGCATCGGCATCATCGGATGGATGTTCCGCACGGGATATCGATTGAAGAAGTGA
- a CDS encoding DUF808 domain-containing protein, which translates to MPSGLIALLDDVAGIAKLTATSLDDVAAAAGRAGTKAAGVVIDDAAVTPKYVMGLTPDRELPIIWKIAKGSLRNKLLFLLPAALLMSAFAPWLLPPLLMLGGAFLCFEAVEKLLEAIQGGHDVAEEAAQTLSSTELENQKVSSAIRTDFILSGEIMAISLGTVAAEPVWEQAAILVVVAILITAGVYGVVGLIVKMDDIGLHLAKKDSSGTKALGRGLVKAMPVIMAILSVVGTAAMLWVGGGLIVHGLHEFHIDLIPGAIEHVAQGAAQALPAIGGLLHWLVTAVGGAIVGLVIGGIVVAALHLFKKH; encoded by the coding sequence ATGCCTTCGGGTCTGATCGCGCTGCTCGATGATGTGGCGGGCATTGCCAAGCTGACGGCGACATCGCTGGACGACGTCGCCGCCGCCGCCGGGCGGGCCGGCACGAAGGCGGCAGGCGTGGTGATCGACGACGCCGCCGTCACCCCCAAATATGTGATGGGCCTCACCCCCGACCGCGAACTGCCGATCATCTGGAAGATCGCGAAGGGATCGCTGCGCAACAAACTGTTGTTCCTGCTGCCCGCCGCGCTGTTGATGAGCGCTTTTGCGCCCTGGCTGCTGCCACCGCTCCTGATGCTGGGCGGCGCCTTCCTCTGCTTCGAGGCGGTGGAAAAGCTGCTGGAGGCAATACAGGGCGGCCATGACGTGGCGGAGGAAGCGGCCCAGACGCTCAGTTCCACCGAGCTGGAAAACCAGAAAGTGTCGAGCGCGATCCGCACCGACTTCATCCTGTCGGGTGAGATCATGGCGATATCGCTGGGCACGGTCGCAGCCGAACCGGTATGGGAACAGGCGGCTATCCTGGTCGTCGTCGCCATCCTGATCACGGCGGGCGTCTATGGCGTCGTCGGCCTGATCGTGAAGATGGACGATATCGGCCTGCACCTCGCCAAGAAGGATTCGTCCGGCACGAAGGCGCTCGGCCGCGGCCTGGTGAAGGCGATGCCCGTCATCATGGCGATCCTGTCGGTGGTCGGGACCGCCGCCATGCTGTGGGTCGGCGGCGGGCTGATCGTGCATGGCTTGCACGAATTTCATATCGACCTGATCCCCGGCGCGATCGAGCATGTCGCGCAGGGCGCGGCGCAGGCCCTGCCCGCGATCGGCGGACTGCTGCACTGGTTGGTAACTGCGGTGGGCGGCGCGATCGTCGGCCTGGTCATTGGCGGCATCGTGGTCGCCGCGCTGCACCTGTTCAAGAAGCATTGA